TTCCCTTTTCAAAATATTGACGCACGTCCTTATTTTTGGCGACTTGACTAAAGCCAGTAATGAGGGCTTGGCCAAGCGCGTTTCGATTGGCGTTGTAAACAAGATCACCAATTTCAACACCAAGCAACGGTCGAGGGTCACCAAATAAACCTCCGGATAAAAAGCTTGTGTCTTTAACAAAATCCACCTGATCGGGGATTGGAAGTTGAGGCGCGCGAACATAAATCCCCTTTTGTTTGGCCAACTTTTTAGCCCAATTATGTAATTTGTTTGTTTGGGCCAGGCAATCGGAATAGTAATCAATGATGTCATCACGGGAAGACAATGATAAAGCTAAGCTGTATGAGCTAAGCCCGAATTTCCCCATATTGAGGATATATTTTAAATAAAATATGTCTGAAAACAGGCGCGGAGCGTCTACATTGACGTCATGGTCAGTAAATCCTACCGGGACAGGGTAAGTCTCCGATTGAAACATTTCGGTGACACGTTGAACATGTTGTTGAGAAATATCGAGAGCGTATTCTAAAACGGAACGAATGTCTGGGTCTTCAATGTTGGCTAAAAAATACTTAATCCCACAGATCGCCATTGAATCATTTTGAAAAGATGTCCAAAGATTAGAGATTTCCGATGCTGTTAAGTTCGGTTGATGTTCCATTATATGACTACCTCCATAACACGTTTTCTTAGGTATTTTTTTACTCGCTGT
This genomic interval from Tuberibacillus sp. Marseille-P3662 contains the following:
- a CDS encoding DUF3231 family protein, translating into MEHQPNLTASEISNLWTSFQNDSMAICGIKYFLANIEDPDIRSVLEYALDISQQHVQRVTEMFQSETYPVPVGFTDHDVNVDAPRLFSDIFYLKYILNMGKFGLSSYSLALSLSSRDDIIDYYSDCLAQTNKLHNWAKKLAKQKGIYVRAPQLPIPDQVDFVKDTSFLSGGLFGDPRPLLGVEIGDLVYNANRNALGQALITGFSQVAKNKDVRQYFEKGRDISGKHVEIFNSLLHKNYLSGVTPLTPEVTDSTVAPFSDKLMMYHISALVASGIGQYGISISTSPRRDLGVDYARLIAEIAKYADDGAKIMIHHAWMEQPPEAADRQDLAKKQ